The following coding sequences are from one Verrucomicrobiota bacterium window:
- a CDS encoding PQQ-binding-like beta-propeller repeat protein — MTTKRSLPVCILSILTALTTVFAQPVAPPANNAPASLPGKGLAQHDFFYAGEAKEERMFIVQKGEIAWSYTHPGRGEISDAVLLPNGNILFAHQYGVTEITADKKVVWNFDAPTNTEIHTAQPIGSNSVWFIQNGNPAKFMVVNKATGNPEREFVLPVKNPKGIHGQFRQARLTPAGTLLVAHMDSGKAAEYALDGKELWSVDVPGIWSAKPLSNGNVLVVSNKKFVREINRQGETVWEWTPADAPDYKLSNLQTAIRLPNGNTIINNWFNQWSGKLDPANPPVQAIEVTRDKQVVWALRSWAPPADLGPSTTIQVLDSPTNP; from the coding sequence ATGACAACCAAACGATCGCTGCCGGTTTGCATTCTGAGTATACTGACTGCCCTCACCACCGTCTTTGCGCAACCCGTCGCGCCGCCCGCAAATAACGCGCCGGCAAGTCTCCCCGGCAAAGGACTCGCACAACACGATTTCTTTTATGCCGGGGAAGCGAAGGAAGAACGCATGTTCATCGTGCAAAAAGGCGAGATTGCCTGGTCGTACACGCATCCGGGCCGGGGTGAAATCAGCGATGCCGTATTGCTCCCGAATGGAAACATCCTCTTTGCCCACCAATACGGCGTCACCGAGATCACCGCTGATAAGAAAGTGGTTTGGAATTTCGATGCGCCCACCAACACGGAGATCCATACAGCGCAGCCGATCGGCTCGAACAGCGTATGGTTCATCCAGAACGGGAATCCGGCGAAATTCATGGTCGTTAATAAAGCCACGGGCAATCCCGAGCGCGAGTTTGTTCTGCCGGTGAAAAACCCCAAGGGTATCCACGGCCAGTTCCGCCAAGCGCGGTTGACGCCAGCAGGCACACTGCTCGTTGCGCACATGGATTCGGGCAAAGCCGCCGAATACGCTCTGGATGGCAAAGAACTATGGTCCGTGGATGTGCCGGGCATTTGGTCGGCCAAACCGCTCAGCAATGGAAACGTTCTGGTAGTCAGTAATAAAAAATTTGTACGGGAGATCAATCGGCAGGGCGAAACGGTATGGGAATGGACACCCGCGGATGCGCCGGATTACAAACTATCCAACCTGCAAACCGCCATCCGCCTGCCGAATGGCAACACGATCATTAATAATTGGTTCAACCAATGGTCGGGCAAACTCGATCCCGCCAACCCGCCAGTCCAGGCCATCGAGGTGACACGCGACAAGCAGGTCGTTTGGGCCTTGCGCTCGTGGGCGCCGCCCGCTGACCTGGGTCCCTCCACCACGATCCAAGTTCTGGACAGCCCGACTAATCCCTAA
- a CDS encoding alpha-L-fucosidase has product MQKTLMSWSAFLAVTLWNVVTVSATTTPDPGPVAPGPFKPSMDSLTNYACPDWFRDAKFGIWSHWGPQSVPMAGDWYARHLYTQDNRRGQYQHHLTNYGHPSTNGWKDIIPLWKAEKWDPDRLMKLYKKAGAKYFVSMGVHHDNFDLWNSQFHKWNAVQTGPQRDVVGEWQKAARKQGLRFGVSEHLGASFTWWQTSHGHDTNGPLAGVPYDGADPKWQDLYHWPAAPDDKAWYSTDARWHQEWFARIKDLVDHYQPDLLYSDGALPFGEVGCTLLSHYYNANQAAHRGKLEAVYCLKDWRTKPGHGDYVEGIGVQDVERGGLSGIKPEPWQTDTSIGDWFYNKNWKAKDTGTMYRSPKWVIQTLVDVVSKNGNLLLNVVQRPDGALDPEVEQLLAEVAAWMKNNSQGIYETRPWLVYGEGATKVDGGHFKEDFKFSAQDIRFTQSKDGKTIYAFMLGWPEEATVTIRALADGKGPGQLRSVALLGGPSKLKWTRNAEGLTVTMPKQKPCEYAVALKITVQ; this is encoded by the coding sequence ATGCAAAAAACATTGATGTCATGGTCGGCCTTTCTGGCGGTCACATTATGGAATGTCGTCACGGTTTCTGCCACGACCACTCCTGATCCCGGTCCTGTGGCACCGGGACCGTTCAAACCCTCGATGGATTCTCTCACGAATTACGCGTGTCCGGATTGGTTTCGCGATGCCAAGTTCGGCATCTGGTCGCACTGGGGACCACAATCCGTGCCGATGGCCGGGGACTGGTATGCCCGACATCTCTACACGCAGGATAACCGGCGGGGCCAGTATCAGCATCACCTCACCAACTACGGTCATCCATCCACAAACGGCTGGAAGGACATCATCCCGCTTTGGAAGGCCGAGAAGTGGGATCCGGATCGCCTGATGAAACTCTACAAGAAAGCCGGGGCGAAGTATTTCGTCAGCATGGGGGTACACCACGATAACTTTGACCTGTGGAATTCCCAATTCCACAAGTGGAATGCGGTTCAAACCGGGCCGCAGCGTGACGTGGTCGGGGAGTGGCAAAAGGCCGCGCGCAAACAGGGGTTGCGGTTTGGCGTTTCCGAGCATCTGGGCGCCAGTTTCACCTGGTGGCAGACCAGCCACGGTCACGACACCAACGGCCCGCTGGCCGGTGTGCCTTACGACGGCGCAGACCCAAAGTGGCAGGACCTCTATCATTGGCCCGCCGCGCCCGATGACAAAGCCTGGTATAGCACCGATGCCCGCTGGCACCAGGAGTGGTTTGCCCGCATCAAGGATCTGGTGGATCATTATCAGCCGGACTTGCTTTATTCCGATGGTGCGCTGCCGTTCGGCGAGGTTGGATGCACGCTGCTCTCCCATTATTACAATGCCAACCAGGCCGCTCACCGGGGCAAACTGGAAGCGGTGTATTGCCTGAAAGACTGGCGCACCAAGCCCGGTCATGGGGATTATGTCGAGGGAATCGGCGTGCAGGATGTTGAACGCGGCGGCTTGTCCGGCATCAAACCGGAACCGTGGCAGACGGACACTTCGATTGGGGACTGGTTTTATAATAAGAACTGGAAGGCCAAGGATACGGGCACCATGTATCGCTCGCCAAAGTGGGTGATCCAAACGCTGGTGGATGTGGTCAGCAAGAACGGCAACCTGTTGCTCAACGTCGTTCAACGGCCTGATGGCGCGCTGGATCCGGAGGTCGAACAACTGCTGGCGGAGGTTGCCGCCTGGATGAAAAACAACAGCCAAGGAATTTACGAGACCCGCCCATGGCTGGTGTACGGCGAAGGCGCCACCAAGGTGGATGGCGGCCATTTCAAGGAAGACTTTAAATTCAGCGCCCAAGATATCCGGTTCACGCAATCGAAGGATGGCAAGACCATTTATGCCTTCATGCTAGGTTGGCCGGAGGAGGCGACGGTCACGATCCGGGCACTCGCGGACGGCAAAGGCCCGGGACAGTTGCGCTCCGTGGCGCTGCTGGGCGGTCCCAGCAAACTCAAATGGACCCGGAACGCGGAAGGTCTGACGGTCACGATGCCCAAACAGAAGCCGTGCGAATACGCAGTAGCGCTTAAGATCACCGTGCAATAA
- a CDS encoding family 78 glycoside hydrolase catalytic domain produces the protein MKRYCSMHWFIGTLLLMTATYLEAAAPIQLRCEYLESPQGISETVPRLSWQLPSGERGQRQTAYQVLVAGTEALLKKEQGNIWDSGKVPGDQSIHVRYAGAALKAGQACYWKVRVWDKDGKPSNWSATAQWNIGPLQLSDWHAQWIGLDEVVRKEIITDTQWIWYPERPEPPGTRYFRRTLMLPSDRTIKSARILVAADNLSVIYCNGEQIGRANHFNTAAEFNLAGRLKPGKNVLAASVQNLGDAPNPAGLLVLLKIEFAQGEPMVVTTDAAWKSANTEISGWEQTAFDDNQWVLARIVGPVGMKPWGETSAPEDRRLPARWLRKRFELDRKVQRATVHLSGLGLSELYLNGRKVGTDVLSPGLTEYPKRVLYVTHDVTDMVQRGDNAIGVVLGNGRFFAPRSRSPMTTAVYGYPKLLLQMRVEFTDGTATEIVSDGSWKLTTEGPIRANNEYDGEEYDARMELGDWSNPDYSDATWQRVWPVAAPEGKLVAQMIPPIRVTGGIKPMSVKSPQPGMYVFDMGQNMVGWCRLKVKGPAGTAISLRHAEVLKPDGTLYLDNIRDAKVTDRYTLKGEGTELWEPCFTYHGFRYVEVRGWPGMPTLDSLEGRVVNDDLATAGEWSCSNPLLNRIYTNIVWGVRGNYRSIPTDCPQRDERQGWLGDRSAECKGEAFLFHNAALYAKWAQDIVDAQKETGSVPDVAPPYWPIYSDNVTWPSSLILVPGALYEQFGDLKAIESAYPAMVKWMTYMSGFITNNLMPKDRYGDWCVPPENPKLIHSTDPARKTAPTVIGTTYFHLCSRLMQRYATLLGKTEEAQRYGELAERLKTAFNKEFYRADSGCYDNGSQTACVLPLMFEMVPAEQRARVFGRLVDKISRESNDHVGTGLIGGQWLMRTLSDNGRPDLAYTLASQKTYPSWGYMVEKDASTIWELWNGDTADPAMNSGNHVMLVGDMVIWYYEYLAGIQSDPVRPGFKHILMRPHLVGDLTWVKATHRSPYGLVASHWQKQNINFEWAITVPPNTTATIFVPVRADTAAMENGKPADRNPGMKFLRMESGVAVYDVQPGSYAIRSVLPTSSRPQGK, from the coding sequence ATGAAGAGATACTGTTCCATGCATTGGTTCATTGGCACCCTGTTGCTGATGACTGCCACATATCTGGAGGCCGCTGCGCCCATCCAACTGCGCTGTGAATATCTGGAGAGCCCTCAAGGCATCTCGGAAACCGTTCCCCGGCTGAGTTGGCAGTTGCCGTCCGGCGAACGCGGCCAGCGGCAGACGGCGTACCAGGTGCTGGTGGCCGGCACCGAGGCCTTGCTGAAAAAGGAGCAGGGCAATATATGGGATTCCGGGAAGGTTCCCGGCGACCAATCCATCCATGTGCGCTACGCCGGCGCGGCACTAAAGGCTGGGCAGGCCTGTTATTGGAAGGTCCGCGTCTGGGATAAGGACGGCAAGCCTTCCAACTGGAGCGCCACCGCCCAATGGAACATTGGCCCGCTGCAACTTTCCGACTGGCATGCGCAATGGATTGGCTTGGACGAGGTGGTCCGCAAAGAAATCATCACCGACACCCAGTGGATTTGGTATCCCGAACGGCCTGAACCACCTGGCACCCGCTATTTCCGGCGGACGCTGATGTTGCCATCCGACCGCACCATTAAGTCTGCGCGGATATTGGTGGCGGCGGACAACCTCTCGGTCATTTACTGCAATGGCGAGCAAATCGGACGCGCCAACCATTTCAATACCGCTGCGGAATTCAATCTGGCCGGGCGGCTCAAGCCCGGAAAAAACGTGCTGGCCGCTTCCGTTCAAAATTTGGGTGATGCCCCCAATCCAGCCGGACTGTTGGTCCTGCTTAAAATCGAGTTCGCGCAGGGCGAGCCCATGGTGGTGACCACCGATGCGGCTTGGAAAAGCGCCAATACCGAAATCAGTGGCTGGGAACAAACCGCGTTTGATGACAATCAATGGGTGCTCGCGCGTATCGTCGGTCCGGTGGGCATGAAACCGTGGGGCGAAACTTCCGCTCCGGAGGATCGCCGGTTGCCCGCCCGCTGGCTGCGCAAACGATTCGAGTTGGATCGCAAAGTTCAGCGCGCCACCGTCCACCTGTCCGGGTTGGGATTATCCGAGCTGTATTTGAACGGCAGGAAAGTCGGCACCGATGTCCTGTCGCCCGGCCTGACCGAGTATCCCAAGCGGGTCTTGTACGTCACCCATGACGTGACCGACATGGTGCAGCGCGGCGATAATGCGATCGGCGTGGTCCTTGGGAACGGGCGCTTCTTTGCCCCGCGTTCCCGCTCTCCGATGACCACCGCCGTCTATGGCTATCCCAAACTGCTGCTCCAGATGCGCGTTGAATTCACGGATGGAACCGCGACCGAGATTGTCAGCGATGGTTCATGGAAACTTACCACGGAAGGGCCAATTCGCGCCAATAACGAATACGACGGCGAGGAGTATGATGCGCGGATGGAGTTGGGTGATTGGTCCAACCCCGACTACAGCGACGCAACCTGGCAACGTGTCTGGCCGGTAGCTGCACCAGAGGGAAAACTGGTGGCACAAATGATTCCACCCATTCGTGTCACGGGGGGCATCAAGCCGATGTCCGTGAAGAGTCCGCAGCCGGGAATGTATGTTTTCGATATGGGCCAGAACATGGTCGGCTGGTGCCGGTTAAAGGTCAAAGGCCCTGCTGGTACCGCAATTTCGCTGCGCCACGCCGAGGTGCTCAAGCCGGATGGCACGTTGTACCTGGACAACATCCGCGACGCCAAAGTGACCGACCGTTACACCCTTAAGGGCGAAGGCACCGAGCTGTGGGAACCGTGCTTCACCTATCACGGCTTCCGCTACGTCGAGGTGCGCGGTTGGCCGGGCATGCCCACGCTGGATTCGTTGGAAGGCCGAGTAGTGAATGATGACCTGGCCACCGCCGGCGAATGGAGTTGCTCGAATCCGTTGCTCAACCGCATTTATACCAACATTGTCTGGGGTGTGCGCGGCAATTACCGCAGCATCCCCACCGATTGCCCGCAGCGCGACGAGCGCCAGGGCTGGCTGGGGGACCGCTCCGCCGAATGCAAGGGCGAAGCCTTCCTGTTCCACAACGCCGCGCTCTACGCCAAGTGGGCCCAGGACATCGTGGACGCCCAAAAGGAAACCGGCAGCGTGCCGGATGTCGCGCCGCCGTACTGGCCCATCTACTCGGACAATGTCACCTGGCCCAGCAGCCTCATCCTGGTGCCCGGCGCGCTCTACGAGCAGTTCGGTGATCTCAAAGCCATCGAATCCGCCTATCCCGCCATGGTGAAATGGATGACGTACATGAGCGGCTTTATCACCAACAACCTCATGCCCAAGGATCGCTATGGCGATTGGTGCGTGCCGCCGGAAAATCCCAAGCTGATTCACTCCACCGATCCGGCGCGCAAAACCGCGCCCACGGTCATTGGCACCACCTACTTCCACCTGTGCAGCCGTTTGATGCAGCGGTACGCGACGCTGTTGGGCAAGACAGAAGAGGCGCAGCGTTACGGCGAACTGGCCGAGCGGTTGAAGACCGCCTTCAATAAGGAATTTTACCGGGCTGATTCGGGCTGCTACGATAACGGTTCCCAAACCGCCTGTGTGTTGCCGCTGATGTTTGAGATGGTACCCGCCGAACAGCGTGCGCGGGTATTTGGCCGCTTGGTGGATAAAATCAGCCGGGAAAGCAACGACCACGTTGGTACCGGACTGATTGGCGGACAATGGCTGATGCGCACCCTCTCGGACAATGGCCGACCCGACCTGGCCTATACTCTCGCCTCCCAGAAAACCTACCCCAGTTGGGGCTACATGGTCGAGAAAGACGCCAGCACCATCTGGGAATTATGGAATGGCGACACCGCCGATCCCGCCATGAATTCCGGCAACCACGTCATGCTGGTTGGGGATATGGTGATCTGGTATTACGAATACCTCGCTGGTATTCAAAGCGATCCGGTCCGGCCGGGGTTCAAACACATCCTTATGCGCCCGCATCTGGTGGGCGACCTGACTTGGGTCAAGGCCACGCACCGTTCGCCGTATGGATTGGTTGCCAGCCATTGGCAGAAACAGAACATCAATTTTGAATGGGCCATCACCGTGCCGCCCAACACCACCGCCACGATTTTCGTGCCCGTGCGTGCCGACACTGCCGCCATGGAAAACGGGAAACCCGCCGATCGCAACCCAGGAATGAAATTCCTGCGTATGGAATCCGGCGTCGCCGTGTATGACGTGCAACCAGGAAGCTATGCAATTAGATCGGTTCTCCCCACCAGTAGCCGACCGCAGGGAAAATAG
- a CDS encoding 2-phospho-L-lactate guanylyltransferase — MTELVFDVVQEADGGYCAECLSEAIFSQGDNWEELRGNVMEAVRAFYFDQAKLPDRVRLHLVRDELLATA, encoded by the coding sequence ATGACTGAGCTTGTATTTGATGTGGTGCAGGAGGCCGACGGCGGTTATTGTGCCGAGTGCCTCTCTGAAGCGATTTTCTCACAAGGGGACAACTGGGAGGAATTACGGGGAAATGTGATGGAAGCCGTGCGCGCCTTTTATTTTGATCAGGCCAAATTACCAGACCGCGTCCGATTGCATCTGGTTCGTGACGAACTCCTGGCGACCGCATGA
- a CDS encoding type II toxin-antitoxin system HicA family toxin, with product MKIPRDLSGAVLVQALCRDWGYQTIHQRGSHIIVQTETPGHQRIAVPNHPILRVGTLNAILRAVSVHKGVDRQQLLDTL from the coding sequence ATGAAGATTCCACGCGATTTAAGTGGAGCGGTTTTGGTGCAGGCGCTATGTCGTGATTGGGGATACCAAACGATCCATCAGCGTGGTAGCCATATCATTGTGCAAACCGAAACGCCCGGTCATCAGAGAATAGCTGTTCCCAATCATCCAATTTTACGAGTGGGAACACTGAACGCGATTCTTCGTGCTGTTTCAGTTCATAAAGGCGTGGATCGGCAACAGTTGCTTGACACCCTCTGA